The following DNA comes from Streptomyces globosus.
ATCAGGCCGGCGGCGGCCTCGGTGGCCAGCCCGCGCAGCTCGGCCTCGTCGGCGGCGGCGCTGCGGCCGCGGAGCGCGGCGGCGGCGACACGGCCGGGGTCGGTGTCGGGAAGGTCGGCGGTCAGCTCGGTGAGGGTGCGCAGCAGCGCGGCCCCGGGGCCCCCGGCCTCAGCTCCGTGGTCGGACGGGTCGGACTCGGCGCGCGGTGCGGAAGGCGCGATGGTCACGGGGGGAGCTCTCCCTCGCTCGGCTCCGGGGCACCGGCGGTGCGGGCGCGAGCGGGCGCGCGCGGGCAGGGCCCGGCAAGGGCGGCACCGCGCGTCGTCCGCAGGCCCTACCGCGAGGCCCGGACGTGGTCGGCACCCGGTTCGGTCGAGCCGGGCGCACTGTCGGCAGGTCGTCGGACTTCGGTGACACCGATGGGTGTACTTCATACCGTTGCGGGACAGTTCCGGATTCCCACCGGATTCCCCTGCGGCGACAGCGAGGATGAGCATACATGTGGTGGGCGCCCTCTGTGTGACCCCCTAGATGTTGTGTCCGCCTTCGCTGAGTGTGGTCCCACAGCTCCAGTCGGTAGGCGAGATCCGTGGGGCGCCCGCGGCCCCGGCTGTCGCAGTCCAGGCCGCCGCGTGTGCCGGACGCGGGCGGGTGACCGGCGCTATCGTCTGGGGGAAAAGCACCGTCGAGGAAGGCGAGCGAGGCGTGACCGTGATGACAGACCGGCCCCACCTGCTGTCCGACGAATTCGAGGCCCTGGCGCGCATAGGCGCCCGGGAGATCGAGGGGCTGCGGCTGGAATTCATCGACGGTGTCATCAGGAGCAAGGCCATGCCGGACGGGGACCACGGGCGCATCATCCAGTGGCTCACGCGGATCTGTATCCAGCACCAGCCCGAACTCTGGCTGCACCAGGGCGTTGGGATCAAGGCGCAGGAGTACCGGACGGGGCGCGCGATCCCGGACGCCGTACTGGCACACGAGGACGCTTTCGTAGGCCAGGGCGACTGGGCCGACCCCGAACCGATCCTGATGGCTGTCGAGGTGACGTCCTGGGATTCGGACACGCATCGCCGCGACCATGTTGAGAAGCCCCGCGCTTATGCGGAGACGGGCATCCCTGTCTACCTGCTCGTCGACAGGGCCAAGTGCGAGGTGTCCGTCTACAGCCAGCCGAACGGCCGCCGGTACGAGAGCGTTCACGTCGTGCCGTACGGATCGGACATCGCCCTGCCGGAGCCCGTCGGCATTGCCCTGGACACCGAGCCACTCAAGAACTGGGTGCGCTGAGGCCGTCGGCGGCGCAGGGCCCCGCCGGATGGCGGGGCCCTGGCCGTGCGCCGGTGCGGCAGCCCTCAGCAGCAGCGGAAGCCGCCCCGGGGGTCCCCCTCACGCGCGTCGGTGCGGGCGCGTTCGAAGGCGCGGCGGGTCATGACCTCGGCGTCCGGATCGTGGGAGCGGGCGTGCGCGACGTACCGGTCGTACGCCGCCTCGCCGGAGAACTCCCGTACGTAGTACCGCGCCTTCGCCAGGGCGCCGCGGACGCCGCCGCTCATGCCACCGGCTCCTTCACGCGGCCGCCGCCGGATTCCAGGCCGGCCGCGGCGAGTTCGGCCCGCTCCTCGCGCGTCGCGATGAGCCCGGCCGGTGCGATGATCTTCGACTCGGTCCACGGGACCTCCGAGAGCGTGGCCGACGCGGGGTCGCGGACGGCCTTGACGCAGGTCCGCAGCGCGTCCAGGAGCACGATCAGGATCAGCAGCGCGAACAGCGCCGACAGCACCCCGTCCACGGTGGCGTTGGTGACGATGGTGTGCATCTCGTCCATGTTCTTGGCGGGCTTCAGGACCTGCCCTGCCTCGATGCCCTCCTGGTACTTCTCGCGCTGGGCGAAGAAGCCGACCTTCACGTCGTCCGAGAAGATCTTCTGGTAGCTCGCGGTGAGGGTGACGGCCACGTCCCAGGCGAGCGGCACGCCGGTCACCCACGCCCACTTGAGCCGGCCGGACTTCACCAGCAGCGTCGTGCAGACAGCCAGGGCCACCGCGGCGAGCAGCTGGTTCGCGATGCCGAACAGCGGGAAGAGCTGGTTGATGCCGCCCAGCGGGTCCTTCACGCCGACCCACAGGAAGTACCCCCAGGCGCCGACGACGAGCGCACTGGCCAGCCACACGCCCGGCTTCCAGCTGACGTCCTTGAAGGACTTGTGCACGTTGCCGAGGGTGTCCTGGAGCATGAACCGGCCGACGCGGGTGCCGGCATCGAGCGTGGTCAGGATGAACAGCGCCTCGAACATGATGGCGAAGTGGTACCAGAACGCCTTCATGCCGACGCCGCCGACGACGGCCGAGAAGATCTCCGACATCCCGAGTGCGAACGTGGGCGCGCCGCCGGTGCGGGAGAGCAGGCTGCTCTCCTCGACGTCCTTCGCGGCCTGGGCGAGGTACTCGGGCGAGACGGCGAAGCCGAAGTCGGCGACGGCCTGGGAGGCGCTCTGGACGGTGGTGCCGACGACGCCGGCGGGGGAGTTGACCGCGAAGAACAGCCCGGGCTCGATGATCGTCGCGCAGATCATCGCCATGACGGCCACGAAGGACTCGGTCAGCATCGAGCCGTAGCCGATGACCCGGACCTGGGTCTCCTTCTGGATCATCTTCGGGGTGGTGCCGGAGGAGACCAGGGCGTGGAAGCCGGACAGGGCGCCGCAGGCGATCGTGATGAAGACGAACGGGAACATGGACCCCGCGAAGACGGGGCCGTCGCCGCGGGAGGCGAACTCCGTGACGGACGGCATCCGCAGGGTCGGCATGGCGATGACGACGCCCAGGGCGAGCATCGCGATCGTGCCGATCTTCATGAAGGTGGAGAGGTAGTCGCGGGGCGCGAGCAGCATCCACACCGGCAGGACGGAGGCGACGAAGCCGTACGCGACCATCCAGATGATCAGCGTCTCCTTCTCCAGGGTGAAGGTCGACGCCAGCGAGGACTCGGCGACCCAGCCGCCCGCGACGATCGCGAGCAGCAGCAGGGCGACGCCGATGACGGAGACCTCGGTGACCCGCCCGGGCCGCAGCACGCGCAGGTAGAAGCCCATGAAGAGGGCGATCGGGATGGTCATGCCGATGGAGAAGACGCCCCAGGGGGAGTGCGCGAGGGCGTTGACGATGACGAGCGCGAGCACCGCCAGCAGGATGATCATGATGGCGAACACGGCGACCAGGGCGGCGGCGCCGCCGACGGGGCCGATCTCGTCCCGGGCCATCTGCCCGAGCGAGCGCCCGTCGCGCCGGGTGGAGAAGAACAGCGTCACCATGTCCTGGACGGCGCCCGCGAAGATGACGCCGGCGACGATCCAGATGGTGCCGGGCAGGTATCCCATCTGCGCGGCGAGGACGGGGCCGACCAGCGGGCCGGCGCCGGCGACGGCGGCGAAGTGGTGGCCGAAGAGCACCCGGCGGTCGGTGGGGTGGAAGTCGACACCGTTGTCGAGGCGTTCGGCGGGGGTGGCCCGCGTCTTGTCGACCTTCAGCACGCGGTGCGCGATGAACCGCGCGTAGAAGCGGTAGCCGATCGCGTACGAGCCGAGCGCCGCGGCGAGCAGCCAGGCGGCGGAGACCTCCTCGCCGCGGGAGAGGGCGAGCACGGCCCAGCCGGCGGCCCCGGCGAGGGCCACGAGCACCCATACCGCGATCGACTTCGGGGTCATGCGGCCCGATGCGGAAGGCGAGCCCGGGCTCGCGCCCGGACCCGCCTCGGTGCGTGGTGTACCTGTTGCTTCCGGTTCCGGCATGATCCTCGTCCCCTCGTTGATCATCTGCGTGAGTGCAGGGAATCTACGGGGGCCGCCCGGTGTGCGTAAGCCCCCGTCCGCACAGCGGAACGAGAGTCAACTACGGATCAGACGGCGGGGCGCCGGAGTCGGGCGACGAACTTGTAACGATCTCCGCGGTAGACCGAGCGCACCCACTCCACGGGCTCGCCGTCGGCGTCCAGGGAGTGCCGGGAGAGCATCAGCATGGGCAGGCCGACGTCGGTGCCGAGCAGTCCGGCCTCGCGCGGGGTGGCCAGGGAGGTCTCGATGGTCTCCTCGGCCTCGGCGAGCCGGACCCCGTACACCTCGGCGAGGGCGGTGTAGAGGGAGCTGTACTTGGCCAGCGACCGGCGCAGGGCGGGGAAGCGCTTGGCGGACAGGTGGGTCGTCTCGATGGCCATGGGCTCGCCGCTGGCCAGGCGCAGCCGCTCGATGCGCAGCACGCGCCCGCCCGTGGTGATCTTCAGCAGGCCGGCGAGGGTGTCGTCGGCGGTGACGTAGCCGATGTCGAGGAGCTGGGAGGTGGGCTCCAGGCCCTGGGCGCGCATGTCCTCCGTGTAGGAGGAGAGTTGCAGGGGCTGGGAGACCTTGGGCTTGGCGACGAAGGTGCCCTTGCCCTGGATGCGCTCCAGCCGGCCCTCGACGACGAGTTCCTGGAGGGCCTGGCGGACGGTGGTCCGGGAGGTGTCGAACTCGGCGGCGAGCGTGCGCTCCGGGGGGACGGGCGTGCCGGGGGGCAGCGTTTCCGTCATGTCGAGCAAGTGCCTCTTGAGTCGGTAGTACTTGGGCACGCGCGCGGTGCGAGTGGCCGCCCCGCCCTCCGGCTCGGTGGTCGCCCCTTCGGTGGCCATCGCCGCCCGCCTTCCCGACTCCAGTTTCACTGCCGTCACCGGCTCCTCCGATATGTGCGGTCACATCGTGACACGGGTGGGAGGGCGGGCCTCCTCCCTCCCCCAGGTGTCGGTCCGGTAACGGGACCGGGCCCCCGATCATTAGACCCTTGACACCCCTAAAGGTCTAGGCCAAGCTCCGGTTACTGGTCTACACCAATATGGATCAGATCCCGGCCCAACGGGCAGTAATAGGTGCATGTCACCGCGGCGGGCAAGGGAAGTTGCAGGCAGCATCCCTGAGGAGGGTGGCGTGAAGCGCAAGCTCATCGCGGCGGTCGGTGTCGCGGGCATGATGGCCGGTGTCGCCGCGTGTGGCAACGGTGGCGACGACAAGGGCACGGCCGACGCGGGCGGCGCCAAGGAGATCACCGTCTGGGTGATGGACGGCTCCGCACCCAAGGCCTGGATCGACGAGGTCAACAAGGAGTTCTCGGCCAAGCACCCCGGTGTCACGGTCAAGGTCGAGGTCCAGGCGTGGAAGGGCATCCAGGAGAAGGTGACGACCGCCCTCTCCGAGAGCACCCCGCCGGACGTGCTGGAGCTCGGCAACACCCAGACCGCGGGCTACGCCGTCACCGGCGGCCTCGCGGACCTCACCAAGGACAAGGGCGGCCTCGGCGCCGACGCCTGGCCGAAGAGCATGCTGGAGTCCGCCGAGTACGAGGGCAAGCTGTACTCGGCCCCGTGGTACGCCGCCAACCGCGTCGTCGTCTACGACAAGAAGGCCTTCGAGAAGGCGGGCGTCACCCCGCCGAAGACCCGCGACGAGTGGATCGCCGGCCTGGACAAGCTGAAGGCCGCGGACCCGAACACGCAGCCCATCTACCTGCCCGGCCAGAGCTGGTACGTCCTGGCCGGCCTGATCTGGGACGAGGGCGGCGAGCTCGCCGTCAAGGACGGCGGCAAGTGGAAGGGCGGGCTCGGCACCCCGCAGGCCGCCTCCGCGATGGAGTTCTACAAGAAGCTGCAGTCCTACTCCACCGCCCCCAAGGACAAGGACGAGGCCACCCCGCAGCAGTCCACCGACGTCGTCCCCAAGGGCGGGGTCGCCTCCTGGATCGGCCTCGGCTGGGAGGCCGGCGGTGCCGAGAAGGCGCTGAAGGACGCGGGCAAGGAGGCCGACTTCGGCTACTTCCCGATCCCCGGCAAGACCGCCGACAAGCCCGGCACCGTCTTCCTGGGCGGCTCGAACCTCGCCGTCGCCGAGCGCTCCAAGAACAAGGAGCTCGCCAAGGAGTGGCTGGCCCTGGCCACCGGCAAGGACCAGATGACCAAGTACGCCGCCGAGGTCAAGGGCTCGCTGCTGCCGAACCAGGCCGCCGCCAACTTCACCCCGGCCCCGGGCTCCTTCGCCGAGGCCATGGGCAAGGCCGGCGTCAACGGCCGCATCACCCCGGTCACCCCGGGCTGGGCCAACGTCGAGACCGAGCCGAACCCGCTCAAGGAGTTCATGACGAAGGTCCTGAAGGGCGAGGACCCGGCCAAGGCGGGCGCCGAGGCCGACAA
Coding sequences within:
- a CDS encoding Uma2 family endonuclease; the encoded protein is MTVMTDRPHLLSDEFEALARIGAREIEGLRLEFIDGVIRSKAMPDGDHGRIIQWLTRICIQHQPELWLHQGVGIKAQEYRTGRAIPDAVLAHEDAFVGQGDWADPEPILMAVEVTSWDSDTHRRDHVEKPRAYAETGIPVYLLVDRAKCEVSVYSQPNGRRYESVHVVPYGSDIALPEPVGIALDTEPLKNWVR
- a CDS encoding GntR family transcriptional regulator — its product is MATEGATTEPEGGAATRTARVPKYYRLKRHLLDMTETLPPGTPVPPERTLAAEFDTSRTTVRQALQELVVEGRLERIQGKGTFVAKPKVSQPLQLSSYTEDMRAQGLEPTSQLLDIGYVTADDTLAGLLKITTGGRVLRIERLRLASGEPMAIETTHLSAKRFPALRRSLAKYSSLYTALAEVYGVRLAEAEETIETSLATPREAGLLGTDVGLPMLMLSRHSLDADGEPVEWVRSVYRGDRYKFVARLRRPAV
- a CDS encoding carbon starvation CstA family protein translates to MTPKSIAVWVLVALAGAAGWAVLALSRGEEVSAAWLLAAALGSYAIGYRFYARFIAHRVLKVDKTRATPAERLDNGVDFHPTDRRVLFGHHFAAVAGAGPLVGPVLAAQMGYLPGTIWIVAGVIFAGAVQDMVTLFFSTRRDGRSLGQMARDEIGPVGGAAALVAVFAIMIILLAVLALVIVNALAHSPWGVFSIGMTIPIALFMGFYLRVLRPGRVTEVSVIGVALLLLAIVAGGWVAESSLASTFTLEKETLIIWMVAYGFVASVLPVWMLLAPRDYLSTFMKIGTIAMLALGVVIAMPTLRMPSVTEFASRGDGPVFAGSMFPFVFITIACGALSGFHALVSSGTTPKMIQKETQVRVIGYGSMLTESFVAVMAMICATIIEPGLFFAVNSPAGVVGTTVQSASQAVADFGFAVSPEYLAQAAKDVEESSLLSRTGGAPTFALGMSEIFSAVVGGVGMKAFWYHFAIMFEALFILTTLDAGTRVGRFMLQDTLGNVHKSFKDVSWKPGVWLASALVVGAWGYFLWVGVKDPLGGINQLFPLFGIANQLLAAVALAVCTTLLVKSGRLKWAWVTGVPLAWDVAVTLTASYQKIFSDDVKVGFFAQREKYQEGIEAGQVLKPAKNMDEMHTIVTNATVDGVLSALFALLILIVLLDALRTCVKAVRDPASATLSEVPWTESKIIAPAGLIATREERAELAAAGLESGGGRVKEPVA
- a CDS encoding YbdD/YjiX family protein — its product is MSGGVRGALAKARYYVREFSGEAAYDRYVAHARSHDPDAEVMTRRAFERARTDAREGDPRGGFRCC
- a CDS encoding extracellular solute-binding protein, whose translation is MKRKLIAAVGVAGMMAGVAACGNGGDDKGTADAGGAKEITVWVMDGSAPKAWIDEVNKEFSAKHPGVTVKVEVQAWKGIQEKVTTALSESTPPDVLELGNTQTAGYAVTGGLADLTKDKGGLGADAWPKSMLESAEYEGKLYSAPWYAANRVVVYDKKAFEKAGVTPPKTRDEWIAGLDKLKAADPNTQPIYLPGQSWYVLAGLIWDEGGELAVKDGGKWKGGLGTPQAASAMEFYKKLQSYSTAPKDKDEATPQQSTDVVPKGGVASWIGLGWEAGGAEKALKDAGKEADFGYFPIPGKTADKPGTVFLGGSNLAVAERSKNKELAKEWLALATGKDQMTKYAAEVKGSLLPNQAAANFTPAPGSFAEAMGKAGVNGRITPVTPGWANVETEPNPLKEFMTKVLKGEDPAKAGAEADKEIANRINK